The following coding sequences are from one Candidatus Neomarinimicrobiota bacterium window:
- the malQ gene encoding 4-alpha-glucanotransferase, translating into MTKSEANILTEFPRRSGVLLHITSLPGPYGIGEIGPHAYAFIDLLQEMGQSLWQILPVIDTGNHKSPYTTISAFANNPLLISFNLLVDDKLLEDSELEALPNFTDDRVDFDSVVPARSAVLDTVCEMFDKRATKKQKSAYNLFCKKNAYWLEDYALFTALKDAHDGAVWTDWDPEYAHCKDGAMKSARLEYKESIQRQKIVQYLFDDQWNRLRAYAHSQGIRIVGDIPIYVSHDSADVWVNQELFQLDEDGIMIVQSGCPPDYFCATGQLWGNPIYSWDAHDKSGYRWWTNRLQKLYDMVDIVRIDHFNGFVKYWEVPIESKSAQNGKWVTGPGEKIFDTLFRELGKKPIIAEDLGEAAKDATVLREKYHLPGMKILQFAFDPHELRDGCLPHQYPRNCVVYTGTHDNDTTRGWFHAEPGNAVTRTLAEIREERATVLSYLGNDESEINWDMIQMALQSNAHTSIIPLQDILGLDSEARMNIPGTVEGNWIWRFKRNLLSDGAIERMCNLTQQSERMN; encoded by the coding sequence TTGACTAAGAGTGAGGCAAATATTTTGACCGAATTCCCCAGACGAAGTGGTGTGCTTCTGCACATCACGTCTCTCCCCGGACCCTACGGGATCGGTGAAATTGGTCCTCATGCTTATGCTTTTATTGATCTCTTGCAGGAAATGGGGCAGAGCCTGTGGCAGATTCTCCCTGTTATTGATACAGGTAATCACAAATCACCCTATACGACGATTTCAGCTTTCGCTAATAATCCGCTGCTGATCAGTTTTAATCTGCTGGTTGATGACAAGCTCCTGGAAGATAGTGAACTCGAAGCATTGCCAAACTTCACTGATGATCGGGTAGATTTCGATTCTGTTGTTCCTGCCAGAAGTGCTGTTCTCGATACTGTCTGTGAAATGTTCGACAAACGTGCAACAAAGAAACAAAAATCAGCCTATAATTTATTCTGTAAAAAGAACGCTTATTGGCTTGAAGACTATGCCCTGTTTACGGCTCTTAAGGATGCCCATGATGGGGCAGTCTGGACGGATTGGGATCCGGAGTACGCTCATTGTAAAGACGGAGCGATGAAATCAGCCCGCCTTGAGTATAAAGAATCGATTCAACGGCAGAAAATTGTACAGTATCTCTTTGATGATCAATGGAATCGCCTGAGAGCGTATGCGCATAGTCAGGGGATAAGGATTGTGGGTGATATCCCAATCTATGTTTCCCATGACAGTGCTGATGTGTGGGTGAATCAGGAGCTTTTCCAGCTTGATGAAGATGGTATTATGATCGTACAATCGGGTTGTCCGCCCGATTATTTTTGTGCAACAGGTCAGTTGTGGGGCAATCCTATCTACAGTTGGGATGCGCACGATAAATCAGGGTACCGCTGGTGGACGAACCGTCTGCAGAAGTTGTATGATATGGTGGATATCGTACGCATTGATCATTTCAACGGTTTCGTGAAATACTGGGAAGTACCCATTGAAAGTAAATCAGCACAGAATGGCAAGTGGGTGACAGGTCCGGGAGAAAAAATATTTGATACCCTGTTTCGTGAACTGGGCAAGAAACCGATCATTGCCGAAGATCTGGGCGAAGCGGCGAAGGATGCTACCGTATTGAGGGAAAAATATCACCTGCCAGGCATGAAAATACTTCAGTTTGCCTTTGATCCCCACGAGCTGAGAGACGGCTGCTTGCCGCATCAATATCCGCGGAATTGTGTCGTCTACACCGGCACCCATGATAATGACACAACACGGGGGTGGTTTCATGCCGAACCGGGCAATGCAGTTACACGAACATTAGCTGAGATCAGAGAAGAGCGTGCCACAGTTTTGAGCTATCTCGGCAACGATGAGTCAGAAATAAACTGGGATATGATTCAGATGGCACTACAATCCAATGCGCATACGTCTATTATTCCGCTTCAGGATATTCTTGGTCTCGATTCAGAAGCCCGCATGAACATTCCCGGTACAGTTGAGGGAAACTGGATATGGCGGTTCAAACGCAATTTGCTGTCTGACGGAGCAATTGAACGCATGTGTAATCTGACTCAACAGAGCGAAAGAATGAACTAA
- a CDS encoding glycogen/starch/alpha-glucan phosphorylase, translating into MTTSDYKIAYFSAEIGISSSLPTYGGGLGILAGDHIKAAADEGLPLCAITLLYKEGYFKQRVDEEGHQTETYPKFDPEPLLKKLDFTFPLHLQGRDVQIEVYRLDYTGLNGHILPIYFMDTDLESNSVEDRSISLRL; encoded by the coding sequence ATGACGACTTCCGACTACAAGATTGCCTATTTTAGTGCTGAAATTGGTATTAGTTCCAGTCTACCAACATACGGTGGCGGATTGGGTATATTAGCAGGTGATCATATTAAAGCGGCGGCTGACGAAGGGTTGCCTTTATGTGCCATTACCTTATTATATAAGGAAGGATATTTCAAACAGCGTGTTGATGAGGAAGGGCACCAAACTGAAACCTATCCCAAATTTGATCCCGAACCTTTATTGAAAAAATTAGATTTCACTTTTCCCCTCCATCTACAAGGCAGAGATGTACAAATAGAAGTATATAGGTTGGATTATACCGGCCTTAATGGTCATATCCTCCCCATTTATTTTATGGATACTGATTTAGAAAGCAATTCCGTTGAAGATAGAAGCATTTCTTTGCGGCT